The Candidatus Hydrogenedens sp. genome has a window encoding:
- a CDS encoding alcohol dehydrogenase catalytic domain-containing protein — MKSLFFDGRDLFIREMDIPIPEQGEVLIRVLMAGICKTDLEIVKGYMDFKGILGHEFVGEVVEAENKSLIGKRVVGEINCPCYRCSFCLQGMSNHCPTRTVLGINNREGVFAEYTTLPERNLHIVPDSVSDEVAVFTEPVAAGFRILEQIQFNPEDFVVVLGDGRMGQIISQIINPYVRRLVCVGKHTKKLFLLNIIGIDTCLLDYWKDKNLDVVIDATGNPTAQSLALDRLRPQGTLVIKSTTEEQNTLNLSKLVVDEIKIIGSRCGPFGPALKALSEKKVEVEYMISYKFAFEDIIKAFEIAQSKDCLKVLIDFRNKKG, encoded by the coding sequence ATGAAATCACTTTTTTTTGATGGGCGAGATTTATTTATAAGGGAAATGGATATTCCTATTCCAGAACAAGGAGAAGTATTAATTCGGGTATTAATGGCGGGGATATGTAAGACGGACTTGGAGATTGTGAAAGGGTATATGGATTTTAAGGGAATTTTAGGACACGAGTTTGTGGGTGAAGTAGTTGAAGCGGAAAATAAAAGTCTGATTGGTAAACGAGTTGTCGGAGAGATAAATTGTCCCTGCTATCGTTGTTCATTTTGCCTTCAAGGTATGTCGAACCATTGTCCAACCCGAACTGTGCTCGGGATAAATAATAGAGAGGGGGTTTTTGCAGAATATACTACACTGCCTGAAAGGAATTTGCATATTGTTCCGGATAGTGTGTCTGATGAAGTAGCAGTATTTACGGAGCCCGTTGCAGCGGGATTTCGCATCCTCGAACAAATACAATTTAATCCTGAAGATTTCGTAGTTGTGTTGGGTGATGGACGAATGGGACAGATTATTTCTCAAATTATAAATCCTTATGTCCGAAGATTAGTATGTGTAGGGAAACATACGAAAAAACTGTTCTTATTAAACATAATTGGAATTGATACATGTTTATTAGACTATTGGAAAGATAAAAATTTAGATGTCGTAATAGATGCCACTGGAAATCCTACAGCACAGTCTTTGGCATTAGATAGGTTACGACCTCAGGGGACATTAGTCATAAAAAGCACTACAGAAGAACAAAATACATTAAACCTTTCAAAATTGGTTGTGGACGAAATTAAAATTATTGGTTCTCGTTGTGGTCCGTTTGGACCAGCATTAAAAGCATTATCAGAAAAGAAAGTTGAAGTAGAATATATGATAAGTTATAAGTTTGCTTTTGAAGATATAATAAAAGCATTTGAGATTGCACAAAGTAAAGACTGCCTTAAAGTATTAATAGACTTTCGAAATAAGAAAGGATGA
- a CDS encoding aldose 1-epimerase family protein, which produces MKKKTTKSWYEVSPIEIKKYAGQIDQIAGIQTSILQDGKAFPSRSVFVYTGSGLEFSVYLDRCMDISHASYKGIPLGWRSTPGDVAPFYYEPEGIRWLRSYFGGLLTTCGVTNVGPPCERSELTGEGLHGRISSTPAEDICVEKKWISGKYVLSLKGKMRQTALFAENIIVERKIETYLGADYFKITDTITNEGFRKTPFMILYHCNIGWPVVCKKAKVCIPAKRTIPRDEIAKQGKDAWYEITPPEENYQERVYFHDVKTQKNGEVIIGVYNAEQELEQNFYGVYIKYKKAQLPKLVQWKMLGTGEYVIGLEPCNAGVLGKDETEKRGEMDYLQPGETRIHELEIGIINQQVSGYFSNL; this is translated from the coding sequence ATGAAAAAGAAAACAACAAAAAGTTGGTATGAGGTATCTCCAATTGAAATAAAAAAATATGCAGGTCAGATAGACCAGATTGCAGGTATACAAACATCCATACTTCAAGATGGCAAAGCATTCCCATCGCGTTCTGTTTTCGTATATACTGGTTCTGGTTTAGAGTTTTCTGTTTATTTAGATCGCTGTATGGACATTTCCCATGCGAGTTATAAAGGCATTCCATTAGGTTGGCGTTCTACACCTGGGGATGTCGCTCCCTTTTACTATGAACCTGAAGGTATTCGATGGTTACGAAGTTATTTTGGTGGTCTTTTAACCACTTGTGGTGTAACCAATGTTGGCCCTCCATGCGAAAGGAGTGAATTAACGGGGGAAGGATTACATGGTAGGATTAGCAGTACTCCTGCTGAAGATATTTGTGTTGAGAAAAAGTGGATAAGCGGAAAATATGTTCTCTCCCTAAAAGGAAAAATGAGACAAACAGCTTTGTTTGCCGAAAATATTATTGTAGAAAGAAAAATAGAAACATATTTAGGAGCAGATTATTTTAAAATTACAGATACCATAACGAACGAAGGTTTCCGTAAAACACCATTTATGATTTTGTATCATTGCAATATTGGTTGGCCTGTGGTTTGTAAAAAGGCAAAAGTCTGTATCCCTGCTAAAAGAACTATCCCGAGAGATGAAATTGCAAAGCAGGGGAAAGATGCTTGGTATGAAATAACACCACCTGAAGAAAACTATCAAGAAAGAGTGTATTTTCATGATGTTAAAACACAAAAAAATGGAGAAGTTATAATAGGCGTTTATAATGCAGAACAAGAACTTGAACAAAATTTTTATGGTGTTTACATCAAATATAAAAAAGCACAACTACCCAAATTAGTTCAATGGAAAATGTTAGGGACAGGTGAATATGTGATTGGCTTAGAACCTTGCAACGCAGGTGTTTTGGGAAAAGATGAAACCGAAAAAAGAGGCGAAATGGATTATCTTCAACCAGGTGAAACACGAATTCATGAACTCGAAATTGGAATTATAAATCAACAAGTAAGTGGCTATTTTTCAAATTTATAA